The genomic interval CACTAGAACTAAAGCAATTAAGACCGATAAACGGTTAGTCATAATTAAAAACAAGAAAATCCCTATAGTTAAGAAACCTAATAATGCTAAAATACCCCTCACCCCTCACTAGTTTTTTATAACTACTAATCTATATCTTTAATTAATACAAGAACCATGCCAAAAATGGAATTTCTCACATAAATTTGTAAATAATTAATTTATTTTAACTAGTTTTCATATAAAATATCGATTTTCGAGAAATTATGAAGAAAATAAAAAAAGAAAGTACCATAAAAACACTTTCTTCAAATCTATTTTCCCGCTTCCTATTTCTAATGTTTTAGAAATGGTAACTGGGAAAGATATTTTATTACATATCGGTATTAGGCTATCCACCTCATTTCTAAATATTTAGAAATGAGATGGAGGTATTTCTAACATTTTAGAAATTTTAAGAGCCAATATTATATTTCTTAATTTTGTTATATAAAGTAGCCAACGAAATGCCTAATGATTTGGCAGCCTTTTTCTTGTCTTCAATACCTGTGCCAAAATAGTTGATTGTCTCTTGAATCAGTCTCCGTTCGGTATCTTCCATTACTCCCTGTAACGAGCGATTCGGTTGTTGTTGAAATAACTCCGCTCCTTGTTTTATCATCGACTCTGGTAGATCGTGAAGTGTAATTTCTGTTCCTTCGGCTATACAAGTCGCATAGTCAATCACGTTTTTCAACTCCCGGACATTCCCAGGCCATTCATAACAATATAGAAATTTCAAAGTCTGCTCTTCGATGGTATACGTAGAATAAGCTGATTGAAGAAATGAATCAATTAGCCTCGGTATATCCTCTCTTCGTTCTCGAAGCGACGGTACCTGTAAGCGGATTACATTCAATCTATAGAATAAATCTTCACGAAAGCGATTCTTATGTACGAGATGTTGTAAATCACGATGTGTGGCGGCAATCACCCTTACATCAATGTCGCGATCTATCGTTTCTCCAACTCTTCGAATCTTTCTTTCTTGCAACACCCTTAATAGTTTAGCTTGAAGATCATAGGACATATCACCAATTTCATCTAAAAAAAGCGTTCCGTAATTGGCCATTTCAAATAATCCAGCTTTCCCGCCCTTCTTAGCACCCGTAAACGCTCCTTCCCCATATCCAAACAATTCACTTTCTAAAAGTTCAGCAGGGATAGCTGCACAGTTTACAGGTATAAAAGGCCGGCCATTTCTGCTGCTTGCATTATGAATAGCTTGCGAGAATAGCTCCTTTCCTGTCCCGCTTTCCCCAGTAATTAAAATTGGCAAATTAGAATCCGCCACTTTTCTCGCAACGGTTACAACGCCTTTTAAGCCTGCTTCCTTCCCAATAATTTGATCAAATGTATATTTCGCTTCATACATTGAATCCATTTTTCTCTCTAATTGTTTTAACTTCTCATTTTGTTTCTTGAGTTCTTGAGAAAGTCTGTGAACTTCAGTTAGACTTTTACAAACCGAGACAGCTCCAATAACTTGGTTGTTCACAATGATTGGAGCCATATCAACTAAATACTCTCTATCCTTCGTTTTCCGATATACGCCTACTCTACATTTTCTATCCTCCAGCGTATCGGGCAGCTGTGCACCAGGACGATATTCCCGAAGCGGCTTTCCAAGGATGTCAGAGGTTACCCCTGTAATCCTTGTATATTCGGGGTTAATCAGCCTAACAATACCTTCTTGGTCAATGACCAAAATACCATCATTGATAGAATCTATAACAGCTTTCCACCACTCTACCTGTTCTTTAAAGGAGACATCTATTTGATGATTTAGTATAGACATAATTTAGCACAATCCTCTCCGCCCTCTTGAATAAGTAAATTTTATACATAATAACCTTTTTAAAGAAGATTTATATTCCCAATATATCATTTTGGCAAGGTCGATGCTTTGAAAGTTTACAAAAGACAGGCAATCCAACAAAGTGAAGGAAACTAGGTTACTTTTCACTTAAATGTTTATATTCATTTACATTTCCTAAATAGTTTTCAAAAAAAAAAATACAGTAGGAATATAAATCCAATTGATATTCTTTTTTAATTTGTTAAAATTATATGTAGGAATATTATTGAGGAGGAACATTTTTTTATGTCCATTGAAGTAGGAAGTAAGGTACAAGGGAAAGTAACAGGCATTACTAATTTTGGAGCATTCGTAGAATTATCGGGAGGAACAACAGGTCTTGTACATATCAGTGAGGTAGCAGATAGCTATGTAAAAGACGTGAATGACCATCTTAAAGTAGGCGATCAAGTCGAAGTGAAAGTGCTTAGTGAGAAGGACGGAAAACTTTCCTTATCTATCAAAAAAGCTATAGATAAACCAGAAGGACAAACCTCCACTTATTCCCAACGCCCACCGCGTCAGGGAAGACCTAACAGCTATTCTAAAGACTCTCGTCCAAAAAGTAATTTTAAACCAAAAGAAAATTTTGAGGACAAAATTACTCGTTTCTTAAAGAATAGTGAAGAGAATTTATCATCTCTTAAACGTAACACTGAATCAAAAAGAGGCGGTAGAGGCGGTAGACGCGGATAAACCTGCTGCTTTTTAAATATTTCATCATATTATGAAGGCAAGCCTAATCAGCTTGCCTTCTTTCAATTGGCCGGCCAAACAATAAAAGAAGAAAACAGCTTTTCCTTGTTAGAGGAATTGTTGTTTTCTTCTTTTTATTTACTTCAATATAGCATTGTTAAAATAGCATTCGGCCTTTTTAAGCGCGCCCCTAGCTCTTTCTAGTTCGGACCTATTTCGCCAATCTTTATTTAACCTCTTCACTAAAAAACTGATATTTTTCCTTGATATTTTTATAAGTGCCGACATCTTGGACCAACTCGCTAACAAGATCGTAGCCGCAATATGTGTGCCTTAACGTATTAAACTCGTCTAGCACAACATGATCTTGATCCTCTAATAAACTGTAACAATCTCCACAACGAATGGCCATAGCCAACACCTCCAAAGAAATATATTAACTATATTCGTCGAAACGTGACATATTTCCTTCTTTTAAACAGAAAAATCCCATTTTGGAATTTTATTTATTAATATTCCTGCGTGTCCATTCTCATAATCTCAGCTCTCGATACGCCCCCGAATAACACACGTTAACCACATATGAGTATAAAAAAAACACCCATTTAAACTGGATGTAAACTAATACAAATTAATAAGAGTGTTATTTAGGTTACCAAAATTAGGTTTAACAATGTAGTCCTTGGCGCCAGCCTTTAACGCTTCGATTACTAATGGCTGTGAACCAAGTGCCGAACACATTACAACCTTTGCACGTTGATCAAAGCAAATGATCTCTTTTAAAGCTTCGAGGCCATTAACTTTTGGCATCGTTACATCCATCAACACAATATCCGGAGAAAGCATCTTATATTTTTCTATCGCTTCTAGACCATCTTCGGCTTCCGAAATAACGGTAAAATAATTTGGATTTAACTCTCCTTTTAATAACGTTCTCATAAAAAGAGAATCATCCACAAGCAAAACAGACTTCTTCAATAATAGAAATACCTTTCTTTAAAGACTAAGGCAAATCAGGAAAATGCCACTTATTTATATAATTATACAGGAATAATTCCTGGCAACTCGGCCACCATGGCAAAAATGCTTTAGGTCCGTAGCTTTGCGTCTCTTACTTTCGTAAAATTTGCCCCAATAGGCATAATAACACATTTAATATGAAGGATTAAATATAAGGTAATAATTATAAACACCTATAAATCACTAATAAATTTGTGGATAGGTTATTTTGCTTTAATTTTTTGATACTCGTTTAATAAAATATCTAACTCTTGACTGGATTTAATCGTGTCGGGATGGCCAAGTCCTTTTAATTTTCCTACAACAATCATACGAGTTCTTACAGCATCAATTCTATATTCCAACTCTTTAAGTGATAAAACTTCCATTTTCACAACTTAACTCCCTATTCATTTTTAACAAAAAATAGAAAACATAGGCAACAGCCATCATTATAAACCATGATTCATAAAATAATAAGGGGTTCGACAGTTAATCCGTTGATACGACAAAATCTTTACAAACGAACATACCATTCAAAGAGAAATGAGCTTTCTCATAC from Peribacillus asahii carries:
- a CDS encoding sigma-54 interaction domain-containing protein, whose protein sequence is MSILNHQIDVSFKEQVEWWKAVIDSINDGILVIDQEGIVRLINPEYTRITGVTSDILGKPLREYRPGAQLPDTLEDRKCRVGVYRKTKDREYLVDMAPIIVNNQVIGAVSVCKSLTEVHRLSQELKKQNEKLKQLERKMDSMYEAKYTFDQIIGKEAGLKGVVTVARKVADSNLPILITGESGTGKELFSQAIHNASSRNGRPFIPVNCAAIPAELLESELFGYGEGAFTGAKKGGKAGLFEMANYGTLFLDEIGDMSYDLQAKLLRVLQERKIRRVGETIDRDIDVRVIAATHRDLQHLVHKNRFREDLFYRLNVIRLQVPSLRERREDIPRLIDSFLQSAYSTYTIEEQTLKFLYCYEWPGNVRELKNVIDYATCIAEGTEITLHDLPESMIKQGAELFQQQPNRSLQGVMEDTERRLIQETINYFGTGIEDKKKAAKSLGISLATLYNKIKKYNIGS
- a CDS encoding S1 domain-containing RNA-binding protein — translated: MSIEVGSKVQGKVTGITNFGAFVELSGGTTGLVHISEVADSYVKDVNDHLKVGDQVEVKVLSEKDGKLSLSIKKAIDKPEGQTSTYSQRPPRQGRPNSYSKDSRPKSNFKPKENFEDKITRFLKNSEENLSSLKRNTESKRGGRGGRRG
- a CDS encoding response regulator; the protein is MKKSVLLVDDSLFMRTLLKGELNPNYFTVISEAEDGLEAIEKYKMLSPDIVLMDVTMPKVNGLEALKEIICFDQRAKVVMCSALGSQPLVIEALKAGAKDYIVKPNFGNLNNTLINLY
- a CDS encoding aspartyl-phosphate phosphatase Spo0E family protein, which codes for MEVLSLKELEYRIDAVRTRMIVVGKLKGLGHPDTIKSSQELDILLNEYQKIKAK